A DNA window from Ostrea edulis chromosome 5, xbOstEdul1.1, whole genome shotgun sequence contains the following coding sequences:
- the LOC130054964 gene encoding uncharacterized protein LOC130054964 codes for MTEGRRDPIYNFQTLPGFRYRLVVVAEERVGENWVVRSQNDLSTFSPFDRSGAREIIDRVRQEYEGRSRRRTARMSTATRPRRRAPQPPSPPPPYSPATPTAPPPTIPSAPEEYSPVPMNESPASPVEYSPRSPSPAPPPSPGQSPSLLVPDTPPPSPPRPAAPARPPPPTIRSAGRTPPPRPAHAPVASHPPRNHPMTVPGWADRAVPIWFKCPVCWQDRVHSGITCGGCGQRPACCMCVERIEERKHTRGRCPLCRFTGARH; via the coding sequence ATGACTGAAGGAAGAAGAGACCCAATCTACAATTTTCAGACCTTGCCTGGATTTCGGTACCGGCTGGTAGTGGTGGCTGAGGAACGGGTAGGGGAGAATTGGGTCGTGCGTTCTCAGAACGACCTGAGCACCTTCTCCCCTTTCGACCGCAGTGGGGCCCGTGAGATCATCGACCGAGTGCGGCAAGAGTATGAAGGGAGGAGTCGCCGCCGCACCGCTCGGATGTCTACGGCTACAAGACCACGCCGACGGGCCCCACAGCCACCCTCACCACCCCCACCTTACTCCCCGGCGACGCCTACAGCACCACCACCAACGATCCCATCGGCACCGGAGGAATACAGTCCGGTGCCGATGAACGAGTCGCCAGCGTCGCCGGTGGAGTATTCACCGAGGTCACCGTCCCCGGCGCCACCTCCAAGCCCGGGCCAGAGTCCGTCGCTGTTGGTCCCAGACACGCCGCCACCATCACCACCAAGACCAGCAGCCCCGGCAAGACCCCCACCACCTACCATCCGGTCTGCAGGGAGGACTCCGCCACCGAGACCAGCCCACGCACCTGTGGCAAGTCATCCCCCAAGGAACCACCCTATGACTGTCCCTGGCTGGGCAGATAGGGCGGTTCCTATCTGGTTTAAGTGCCCTGTCTGCTGGCAAGACAGGGTACACTCCGGTATTACGTGCGGGGGATGTGGGCAGCGCCCAGCTTGCTGCATGTGTGTGGAGCGTATAGAAGAGAGGAAACACACCCGGGGACGGTGCCCGTTATGTCGATTTACCGGAGCCAGGCATTGA